One genomic window of Quercus lobata isolate SW786 chromosome 9, ValleyOak3.0 Primary Assembly, whole genome shotgun sequence includes the following:
- the LOC115962107 gene encoding flavanone 3-dioxygenase 3-like: MRHLSLSLSMAETNATVNQKKIDDCYMPLVHSNSSSINIDDSLSGVDDPIPIIDFSMLISDDPDKQFKTTQDLRNACLEYGSFMVINHELPDNLIMRVYEALAQFFDLRKEEKREYETNDPTDMIRWGKWDGNLLSTEFIKMVVHPTFHCPTKLAGLSEILQECIKRMRELGVQLLRAISKTLGFEECYIEKRMKLESGHDFISANDYQVRLNSENQLGQPPHYDTGLLVLLLPGESNGLQLEHHGKWINVNPQPNSIVVIIADHIEILTNGKYKSLLHRVVLNKKVRRISLPLFLGPSLDTTVSPMPEFVDEHHPPAYLVKTYKESLETNQYQVIDGMSCMKNVRL, encoded by the exons ATGcgccatctctctctctctctctcaatggcCGAAACAAATGCCACAGTCAATCAGAAGAAAATTGACGATTGCTATATGCCACTGGTTCACTCAAATAGCTCTTCCATTAACATTGATGATTCCTTATCAGGAGTAGATGATCCCATTCCCATCATTGACTTCTCAATGCTCATATCTGATGACCCTGATAAACAGTTTAAAACCACCCAAGACCTCCGTAATGCTTGCCTAGAGTACGGTTCATTTATG GTGATTAATCATGAGTTACCGGATAACCTTATAATGAGAGTCTACGAGGCATTAGCCCAATTCTTTGATCTGAGAAAGGAGGAGAAGCGAGAGTACGAGACAAATGATCCAACGGATATGATTCGTTGGGGCAAATGGGATGGTAATTTACTCAGCACGGAGTTCATCAAAATGGTCGTACATCCTACCTTTCATTGCCCTACCAAGCTTGCTGGTTTAAG TGAGATTTTACAAGAATGCATCAAAAGAATGAGGGAACTTGGAGTCCAATTGCTTAGAGCGATATCAAAAACCTTGGGATTTGAAGAATGCTACATAGAGAAAAGAATGAAGCTCGAATCAGGCCATGACTTTATTTCAGCAAATGATTATCAAGTCCGtttgaattctgaaaatcaACTAGGTCAGCCTCCTCATTACGACACTGGACTCCTAGTCCTCCTCTTACCAGGTGAAAGTAATGGTCTTCAACTAGAGCATCATGGGAAATGGATTAATGTAAATCCTCAACCTAATTCTATTGTTGTCATCATTGCTGACCATATTGAG ATTTTAACCAATGGGAAGTATAAGAGTCTCTTGCATCGAGTGGTTCTTAACAAAAAAGTAAGGAGGATAAGCTTACCACTGTTTCTTGGACCATCGTTGGACACTACAGTGAGCCCAATGCCAGAGTTTGTAGATGAGCATCACCCACCAGCATACCTTGTGAAGACCTATAAAGAGTCATTGGAAACAAATCAGTACCAAGTAATTGATGGAATGTCATGCATGAAAAATGTTCGACTTTGA